The following proteins are co-located in the Raphanus sativus cultivar WK10039 unplaced genomic scaffold, ASM80110v3 Scaffold0271, whole genome shotgun sequence genome:
- the LOC130501738 gene encoding auxin-responsive protein SAUR21-like — MTFMRNLLGAKKILGAATSKKATSAAPKGFLAVYVGESQKKRYVVPISYLSQPSFQALLSKSEEEFGFDHPMGGLTIPCPEDMFITVMSRLQ, encoded by the coding sequence atgACTTTCATGAGAAATCTGTTGGGTGCAAAGAAGATTCTTGGAGCTGCAACAAGCAAAAAGGCAACCTCGGCGGCACCAAAAGGGTTTCTAGCAGTGTACGTAGGAGAGAGCCAGAAGAAGAGATATGTGGTACCAATCTCCTACTTGAGCCAGCCTTCATTTCAAGCTCTTCTCAGCAAATCTGAAGAAGAGTTTGGGTTCGATCATCCAATGGGCGGCTTAACAATCCCTTGTCCTGAAGATATGTTCATCACTGTGATGTCTCGGCTTCAATGA